A genomic segment from Panthera tigris isolate Pti1 chromosome A1, P.tigris_Pti1_mat1.1, whole genome shotgun sequence encodes:
- the SOX30 gene encoding transcription factor SOX-30 isoform X2, whose amino-acid sequence MERARPEPPLQLRQLPRATPPRPLRPAPPQLPVEGTSFRAAGADLPASPPTPCAAAITTVASSCGEPQASSVQPAARRLLQVKSEQVLLLPPGPPLPQALEEGVVASPSPARLLQLRPELLLLPPPPPASDGALCRPELHPVQPRALHVKAEKQEPGPGLDPSAGTRRLVEAGHRASREAKVEGPGPTLDCRRGGEKKGRLEAEEVMRDAAKGGEGKNLVAIREGIIKTEEPERLREDCRLGTEPASNGLIHGSKEVILGQPSSAFGPHQQDLRIPLTLHTVPPGARIQFQGPPPSELIRLTKVPLTPVPIKMQSLLEPSVKIETKDVPLTVLPSDAGIPDTPFSKDRNGHVKRPMNAFMVWARIHRPALAKANPAANNAEISVQLGLEWNKLSEEQKKPYYDEAQKIKEKHREEFPGWVYQPRPGKRKRFPLSVSNVFSGTTQNIMSTNPTTIYPYRSPTYSVVIPSLQNTITQPVARALIVGLPLAMEVFQVQCQNALVIMKTGTKNTRLCFQL is encoded by the exons atggagAGAGCCAGGCCAGAGCCGCCGCTTCAGTTGCGCCAACTGCCGCGGGCGACCCCGCCGCGCCCGCTCCGTCCTGCTCCGCCTCAGCTGCCGGTGGAGGGCACCTCTTTTAGGGCTGCAGGCGCGGATCTCCCTGCGTCGCCGCCCACCCCGTGCGCGGCCGCCATTACGACCGTGGCCTCGTCGTGTGGGGAACCCCAGGCGTCGAGTGTACAGCCCGCGGCACGGCGACTGCTGCAGGTCAAGTCGGAACAGGTGTTGCTGCTGCCACCAGGGCCACCACTGCCTCAGGCCCTGGAAGAAGGCGTCGTTGCTTCACCCTCGCCAGCGAGGCTGCTGCAGCTGAGGCCCGAGCTACTGCTGCTGCCACCGCCGCCGCCCGCGTCCGACGGCGCCCTCTGCAGACCCGAGCTGCACCCGGTGCAGCCCCGGGCGCTGCACGTCAAGGCCGAGAAGCAGGAGCCAGGGCCGGGCTTGGATCCGTCGGCGGGGACTCGAAGGCTTGTGGAGGCCGGCCATAGGGCCTCCAGGGAGGCCAAGGTGGAAGGCCCCGGGCCAACCCTCGACTGCCGCCGGGGGGGCGAGAAGAAGGGCAGATTGGAAGCGGAGGAGGTCATGAGGGATGCAGCGAAAGGCGGGGAGGGTAAAAACCTGGTGGCCATCAGAGAAGGCATCATCAAAACGGAGGAACCCGAGAGACTCCGCGAGGACTGCAGGCTGGGCACTGAGCCCGCATCCAATGGCCTGATCCATGGCAGCAAGGAGGTCATCCTGGGCCAGCCATCCAGTGCCTTTGGGCCACACCAGCAAGACCTCAGGATCCCTTTGACTCTACACACAGTCCCCCCTGGGGCCCGGATCCAGTTTCAGGGACCTCCACCTTCAGAGTTGATACGGTTGACCAAGGTCCCCTTGACACCGGTGCCTATTAAAATGCAATCTTTACTGGAGCCTTCTGTAAAAATTGAAACTAAAGATGTCCCGCTCACCGTGCTTCCCTCAGATGCAG GAATACCAGATACTCCCTTCAGTAAGGACAGAAATGGTCATGTGAAGCGACCCATGAATGCATTTATGGTTTGGGCAAGGATTCACCGGCCAGCACTAGCCAAAGCTAACCCAGCAGCCAACAACGCAGAAATCAGTGTCCAGCTTGGGTTAGAATGGAACAAACTTAGCGAAGAACAAAAGAAACCCTATTATGATGAAGcacaaaagattaaagaaaaacacagagaggAATTTCCTG GTTGGGTTTATCAACCTCGTCCAGGGAAGCGAAAACGCTTCCCTTTAAGTGTTTCCAATGTATTTTCTGGTACCACACAGAATATCATGTCTACAAATCCTACAACAATATATCCTTATCGCTCACCTACCTACTCTGTGGTAATTCCCAGCCTACAGAATACCATCACTCAACCAGTTG